In Doryrhamphus excisus isolate RoL2022-K1 chromosome 7, RoL_Dexc_1.0, whole genome shotgun sequence, one genomic interval encodes:
- the kcnk3b gene encoding potassium channel subfamily K member 3: protein MKRQNARTLALIVSILTYLVVGAAVFETLESKEEKNNKRRLDGRRYELMRKYNLSRADFDELEHVVLQLKTHKAGVQWRFAGSFYFAITVITTIGYGHAAPSTDSGKIFCMCYALLGIPLTLVMFQSLGERINTLVRYLLHQAKKCLAMRHTEVSMANMVTVGFFSCVSTLCVGALAFSHSEGWSFLHAFYYCFITLTTIGFGDYVALQRDNALQNDPRYVTFCFIYILTGLTVIGAFLNLVVLRFLTMNAEDERRDARHKALRGATAKPGGEVACLVPLSASTPSTPGTNTAPKTKDGVYTEVLHFQTICSCLWYRSKDKLQGSSALPQELAFSDAYLPQDGPRYTETMSTGCVCTPRRRSSKRSVRRRLNILAPLRMLMRRSSV, encoded by the exons ATGAAGAGGCAGAACGCCCGAACTTTGGCCCTGATCGTCAGCATCCTCACCTACTTGGTGGTCGGGGCGGCCGTGTTTGAGACGCTGGAGTCCAAAGAGGAGAAGAACAACAAGAGGAGGCTGGACGGACGCCGCTATGAGCTCATGCGCAAATACAACCTGAGCAGGGCCGACTTTGACGAGCTGGAGCACGTGGTCCTGCAGCTCAAAACCCACAAGGCTGGGGTCCAGTGGAGGTTTGCCGGCTCCTTCTACTTTGCCATCACTGTGATCACCACCATAG GCTACGGACATGCCGCCCCCAGCACCGACTCAGGGAAAATCTTCTGCATGTGCTACGCCCTCCTGGGCATCCCCCTGACCCTGGTCATGTTCCAGAGTCTGGGCGAGCGCATCAACACACTGGTCCGCTACCTGCTTCACCAAGCCAAGAAGTGCCTGGCCATGCGTCACACGGAGGTCTCCATGGCCAACATGGTGACGGTGGGCTTCTTCTCCTGCGTGAGCACGCTGTGCGTGGGGGCGCTGGCCTTCTCCCACAGCGAGGGCTGGAGCTTCCTGCACGCCTTCTACTACTGCTTCATCACGCTCACCACCATCGGCTTCGGCGACTACGTGGCCCTGCAGAGGGACAACGCCCTGCAGAACGACCCCCGCTACGTGACCTTCTGCTTCATCTACATCCTGACCGGCCTCACGGTGATCGGGGCCTTCCTCAACCTGGTGGTGCTCCGCTTCCTGACCATGAACGCCGAGGACGAGAGGAGGGATGCCAGGCACAAGGCCCTGCGGGGCGCCACCGCCAAACCCGGAGGCGAGGTGGCCTGCCTGGTGCCGCTCTCCGCTTCGACGCCCTCCACGCCCGGGACCAACACGGCGCCCAAAACCAAAGACGGCGTCTACACAGAGGTGCTGCACTTCCAGACCATCTGCTCGTGCTTGTGGTACCGCAGCAAGGATAAACTGCAGGGttcctctgccctcccccaggAGCTGGCGTTCTCCGATGCCTACTTGCCGCAGGACGGCCCCCGCTACACCGAGACCATGTCCACGGGCTGCGTGTGCACTCCGCGACGGCGCTCGAGCAAAAGGTCCGTCCGCAGGAGGCTCAACATTCTCGCTCCGCTCAGAATGTTGATGAGACGCAGCTCGGTGTAG
- the marc1 gene encoding mitochondrial amidoxime-reducing component 1 translates to MEPREAVKALARNKVVLLVGGAAVVVAALGLGYKYYKYSRKPENRTRVGVVSQLFVHPLKSGKGVSVPLAECLKLGLKCGQMRDRHWLVVTEDGHMVTARQQPRLVLVSLTCEGDQVCLNGPNMAELRFPVKQPDKPIVDCRVFMGSIQGRDCGDEASGWLVGYLAAGKTFRLVHFEADMRARRAAEIEPLFPQHEEVAYSDSGPVMLLSESSIKDLSQKLDKDVTVERFRPNIVIGDCEAFAEDSWEEIQIGSVRLRRAMSCGRCVLTTVDPETGIITRKEPLETLKSYRLCKPDEKHIYKSAPLFGQLLCVEKTGVMQVGDEVYKISH, encoded by the exons ATGGAGCCGAGGGAGGCTGTGAAAGCTTTGGCTCGCAACAAAGTGGTCCTGCTGGTCGGCGGAGCTGCCGTCGTCGTGGCGGCTTTGGGGCTCGgatataaatactataaatactcaCGGAAGCCGGAGAATCGAACGCGCGTGGGCGTCGTGTCGCAGCTCTTCGTTCATCCGCTCAAGTCCGGCAAGGGGGTGTCGGTGCCGCTCGCCGAGTGCCTCAAATTGGGCCTCAAGTGCGGGCAGATGCGGGACCG ACACTGGCTGGTGGTGACGGAGGACGGTCACATGGTGACGGCCCGCCAGCAACCCCGTCTGGTTCTGGTGTCCCTGACCTGCGAGGGAGACCAGGTCTGCCTGAACGGCCCCAACATGGCGGAGCTGCGTTTCCCCGTCAAGCAGCCCGACAAGCCCATTGTGGACTGCAG AGTGTTCATGGGTTCCATTCAGGGGCGGGACTGCGGTGACGAAGCgtctggttggttggttggttatcTGGCGGCAGGGAAGACCTTCCGCTTGGTGCACTTTGAAGCCGATATGAGGGCCAGGAGGGCGGCGGAGATAGAACCTCTCTTCCCTCAACATGAG GAGGTGGCGTACTCAGATAGCGGGCCGGTGATGCTGCTGTCCGAGTCCTCCATCAAGGACCTGAGCCAAAAGTTGGACAAGGACGTGACCGTGGAGCGTTTCCGTCCAAACATCGTCATCGGCGACTGTGAGGCGTTCGCTGAA GATTCATGGGAAGAGATCCAGATTGGCAGCGTCCGACTGCGCCGTGCCATGTCATGCGGGAG GTGTGTTTTGACTACAGTCGATCCAGAAACCGGAATCATCACCAGGAAAGAACCGTTGGAAACGCTGAAAAG CTACCGGCTGTGCAAACCCGACGAGAAGCACATCTACAAGTCGGCACCGCTGTTTGGACAGCTGCTCTGCGTGGAGAAGACGGGCGTCATGCAGGTCGGCGACGAGGTGTACAAGATCAGCCACTGA